The Hymenobacter sp. 5317J-9 genome has a window encoding:
- a CDS encoding 3-hydroxyanthranilate 3,4-dioxygenase, translated as MITRPFNFQKWIDEHRHLLKPPVGNQQVFKDNKDFIVMVVGGPNARKDYHVDAGEELFWQIEGTMTVKIIEDGQPVDITIGPGEMFLLPPNVPHSPRRPAGTVGLVLERYREGGELDGFQWYCENCGHKLYEEFAEITDIVAQLPPIMNAFWQDDAKRTCTNCGTYMEAPAPVTSA; from the coding sequence ATGATAACCCGCCCCTTCAACTTTCAAAAGTGGATAGACGAGCACCGCCATTTGCTGAAGCCCCCGGTGGGCAACCAGCAGGTGTTCAAAGACAACAAGGACTTCATTGTGATGGTGGTGGGCGGCCCCAACGCCCGCAAAGACTACCACGTGGACGCGGGCGAGGAGCTGTTTTGGCAGATTGAAGGCACGATGACCGTCAAAATCATCGAGGACGGCCAGCCCGTCGACATCACCATCGGCCCGGGCGAGATGTTCCTGCTGCCGCCCAACGTACCGCACTCGCCCCGCCGCCCGGCCGGTACCGTGGGCCTGGTGCTGGAGCGCTACCGCGAAGGCGGCGAGCTCGACGGCTTCCAGTGGTACTGCGAAAACTGCGGCCACAAGCTCTACGAGGAGTTTGCCGAGATTACCGACATCGTGGCCCAGCTGCCGCCCATCATGAACGCCTTCTGGCAGGACGACGCCAAGCGCACCTGCACCAACTGCGGCACTTACATGGAGGCACCCGCGCCGGTGACTTCCGCCTAG
- a CDS encoding amidohydrolase family protein: MLSIDIHTHILPERWPDLKERYGYGGFIRLDHHKPCCARMMQDDKFFREVQDNCWDPAVRLREYDQFGVQVQVLSTVPVMFSYWAQPLDCLDLSQLLNDHIADVVHRYPTRFVGLGTIPMQAPKLAIRELERCMKIGLAGVQIGSHVNDWNLDAPELFEIFAAAEELGACVFVHPWDMMAQAKMPKYWLPWLVGMPAESTLALCSLIFGGVLERLPRLRVAVAHGGGSFASTIGRIEHGWQVRPDLCAIDNPHNPRNYLGKFWVDSLVHDPLMLDYLVKTLGADKITLGTDYPFPLGELEPGQLIKSMSFSDDIKARMLGQNALDWLGLGVQQFAAALRP, translated from the coding sequence GTGCTTTCCATCGACATCCACACCCACATTCTGCCCGAGCGCTGGCCCGACCTCAAGGAGCGGTACGGCTACGGGGGCTTCATCCGGCTGGACCATCACAAGCCCTGCTGCGCCCGCATGATGCAGGACGACAAGTTCTTCCGCGAGGTGCAGGACAACTGCTGGGACCCCGCCGTGCGCCTGCGCGAGTACGACCAGTTTGGCGTGCAGGTGCAGGTGCTGAGCACGGTGCCCGTCATGTTCAGCTACTGGGCCCAGCCTCTCGACTGCCTGGATTTGAGCCAGCTGCTCAACGACCACATTGCCGACGTGGTGCACCGCTACCCCACCCGCTTCGTGGGCCTGGGCACCATCCCGATGCAGGCGCCCAAACTGGCCATCCGGGAGCTGGAGCGCTGCATGAAAATCGGGCTGGCCGGCGTGCAAATCGGCTCCCACGTGAACGACTGGAACCTCGACGCGCCGGAGCTTTTCGAAATATTCGCGGCGGCCGAGGAGCTGGGCGCCTGCGTATTTGTGCACCCCTGGGACATGATGGCCCAAGCCAAAATGCCCAAGTACTGGCTGCCCTGGCTGGTGGGCATGCCCGCCGAAAGCACGCTGGCGCTCTGCTCGCTCATCTTCGGCGGGGTGCTGGAGCGGCTGCCGCGGCTGCGCGTGGCCGTGGCCCACGGCGGGGGCTCGTTTGCCAGCACCATCGGGCGCATCGAGCACGGCTGGCAGGTACGGCCCGACCTCTGCGCCATCGACAACCCCCACAACCCGCGCAACTACCTGGGCAAGTTCTGGGTCGACTCCTTGGTGCACGACCCGCTGATGCTCGACTACCTGGTGAAAACGCTGGGCGCCGACAAAATTACCCTCGGCACCGATTACCCCTTCCCGCTGGGCGAGCTGGAACCGGGCCAGCTCATCAAGTCGATGTCTTTTTCGGATGATATCAAGGCCCGCATGCTGGGCCAGAACGCGCTGGACTGGCTGGGGCTCGGCGTGCAGCAGTTTGCCGCCGCCCTCCGGCCCTGA